The genome window GATCCAACAAAGCTGTCATGTTTCCAGCGCTTTGCCATGCTCAACGCGGACCATGGCATGGCTCTTTCTGTTTTTTCAGCACTAGTCACAGCATCATCTCTCACCGACCCTATATCGTGTCTGATAACAGCAACAGGGGCAGCATTTGGCCCACTGCATTTCGGTGCTACCGAGTCAGCCAACCTTGCGCTGCGGGTGATCGGAACGCCAGAGAACGTCCCCAACTTCATTGAAGAGGTGAAACAGGGCAAACAAAGACTTTTCGGATACGGACATCGCTCGTACAAGGGAGTGGATCCCAGAGTTGCTCCAATCAGGTCCATTCTGAAGGATCTAGACATGTCCTCGAACAGTCTTTTAAAAGTCGCCGAGCGGATAGAGCAGGTTGCCTCTGCCGACGACTATTTCAGAAACAGGGGACTCTATCCCAATGCTGACTTCTACGGGAATTTTGTCTTCACAGAAATGTAAGAGTCCTCTTTGAGTTTAGGCTCAAGAGGTGATACGTTGGCTAAGGGTGTCTGTAGAGGGTTCGAACCAGACATGATTCCGGCCGCCATGATGGCCCAGCGTATCATGGGAGTAATGGCACACTGGCGGGAGTATATGTGTAAGCCTTTGCAACAATCTGTAAGATATCGGCGAGTTTCTCACATTGACTACATTTAGTGAAACGCGGCAAGTTGTTCAGGCCGTCTCATATCTATACCGGGGAAGTCAAGGAGGACAAGTCCCTGCCAAAGATATGAAGATGGATTGCAGACGCCCAGATATTCAAAGTAAGCTAGGTCTATGCGGAGTTTTTTATAATCAGAAAAGATGATCGATGTTCTTAAAGCTGACACGTACAAATATCGAAGCGTAGAATACGCCTAGTCACTCGGCTAATATGACTATAATGCGCCGGACTCTCGTAGTTTGATGTGTTTAGATAGAGAGAACTATGCTTGATATGAGGTCGAAAACAATTTAAAAAACATGGTTTCTGTCAAAGAATATATTCTGCAGGTTCTCATGTGTAGTCAGAATACCACACTATGACAGGGCGATCGAGTATCTCTCAACCACCAGCCACGGACTCAACACCTCTGCTCTCCTCTCATGCAGCATCACAGCGGTTTTCAGTCTTCACAAATGGACAGAAACGCCTCATCATTCTTGCAGCTGCTCTAGCCTCGAGCTTCTCACCTTTCTCGGCCAACATCTACTATCCCTCTCTCAATTCCATCGCGGCAGATCTACATGTCACGAGTTCTCAGATCAACCTGACAATTACTACCTACATGGTATCTCTCCTTGTTGATCTGGTTCCGTTCTGATTACTGATGCAAGACAGATATGTCAAGGCCTCGCTCCCTCCTTCATGAGTTCCTTCGCGGACCAAGCCGGCCGACGCCCAGCATACATCGTCTGCTTTGTCATCTACATCATCGGCAACATTGCCCTCGCGCTCCAACACAACTATATCGCTCTTCTAGCCCTCCGCGCCGTACAGAGCTGTGGAAGCAGCGGCACTGTCGCACTCGCCTCTGCCGTGGCAGCGGACGTCATCACATCTGCCGAGCGAGGCATGTACATGGGGATCACCTCGCTTGGCAATATCCTCGCTCCATCCCTAGGCCCAATTCTAGGCGGTTTCCTGAGTCAGTACCTAGGCTGGCAGGCTATATTCTGGCTTCTTGCCTTCGCCGCAGTAACCTTCTTCATACCACTAGTCATCTTCTTTCCGGAGACTTGTCGCACGATTGTCGGAGACGGGTCAATCCCAGCTACAGGATGGAATCAGTCAGTCTGGAACCGGTGGCACAAACAACAGACCATTGCTACTTCCAACTCTGACCCCGAAGGCACCCGAGACACCTGCCGCGACTCCCATCCACGGCTTCAAAAAACAAACATCGCCATCCCAAATCCCCTGTCCACCatcagcctcctcttccaacTCCCCACAGGCCCCCTCGTCCTTGCCAACGGCATAGTCTTCGCAAGCTACTACTCCGTCACAGCCGGCATTCCCTCCCAATTCAAAGCAACCTACGGACTAAGCGACTTAGGCATCGGCCTCAGCTTCATTCCAGCAGGCCTAGGTTCCCTCCTCAGCGCAACCTTGAACGGCCTAATCGTTGACTGGAACTACATCCGCCTCCGTCGCAAAACAGGCGACATCATCTCTAAAGACCAGAAGCAAGACCATGGTGCATTTCCCATCGAGAGGACACGGTTGCAGATCGGGCTTCCTATGACGGTACGTTGCGTTGCACCTTCTGACCTCCTATACTTCACCAGGGTTGTAGTTGTAGTTGGAATTGCAACGTGCTGATAAGTAGCAGGTCGCAGCAGCACTTTCAGTTGCCTGGTACGGCGCACTGATAGAAAGCAAACCCCCACTGAACATTGCGCTGGCCCTTGTGCTCCTCATCTCATTCTGCATCACGGCTGCATACAACGTGATGAACGTCCTCATCGTGGATCTGTACTACACCACGCCGGCGACCGCCATGGCGGCCAATAACCTCGTGCGATGCTTCCTGGGCGCAGCCGCCACGGCCGTCATCCACCCGATGATACTAAAATGGGGTAATCGGACTACGTACTTGGCTGTGGCGGGAGCGATGTTGAGTGTGAGTCCGTTGCTGGGGATGGTCTATTGGAAAGGACTGGTATGGAGACGCAGGAGGATTGCAGGAATTGCAATTGCTGGATGAGAAAAGCGCATCTAAACGGTTTATTCATACTTGCTTATTATTTGCCGGAAGTATTCAAGTTACACAGCGCTCTTTGCGGTAGTTTTGGCATCCTGCTGCGTATAAATTCATCTGTCAGGTCTCTGGCTCTTCGAGCAAGCAGGTAGTCGATCTATCAAGATTTCGACCAATATTTGTGTAGACTGTACTCATCATGAACACGCTCATCTCACTCATCCTATTCACAGCCATATCCTCAGCACAGTGGGCTCTACCCCAGGGAACCCCCACTCTCCAGATGCGATACCCCTCGACCCCCTGGATCTCCCCCGGCGATACGATCAAACAACCAGGTACGTCCATCACGATTCTAGTGACTGATATGAACAATGAAGCTCATGCTAGTGGAGACAAACAGACGCCCTCCCAATTCCGTGCATCAGAACTTTGAACCTCAACGCCGCTCGCAcctacctcctcctcttcgtcgacatcgacgtGGTCTTGGAAAGCTGTTCAACTACAGTCTTACATTGGTACCAGCCGTACATGACGGCATCCGCTACTAGTCACTGTGATGGAAATGAGAATGGATGGCTAGTCAACAGGACCTCTACTGGAGCGGAATACATCGCTCCCCAATCGCCACCGTATACACGCCACCGATACGTCTATCTTCTCTACGAACAGGACCCCGACTATGTGTTCCCGGACTGTTTTGGGCACATTTTCCCCCCGACAAGAGAGGGGAGGGGAGGATTTGATATCAAACAGTTTGTCGAAGTTGCTGGATTGAGACCGCCTGTGGCAGGGAATTTCTTCTACGTTGACAACGATGCGGCAACGACGACAACAACGGCGTCGGGAGGATTGGTGCCCACCACAACGTGGTTCATATCGGCCCCATGCAGGACTGCGGAACCAAAAAGCACGGGCTTCAGTCCCATGGGGGGGACTTACGAGGTCGATCAACAGCAGGTGGTCATATAATCTCGTGTAGGACAGTCAACGTGTTCCAAGGCCGTGGCTGGAACTTTACATACGTTGCTCGATGAAGCAAATCAAATTCGAGAAGTAGTCAAATCAGACTGTTTTTGGACTCTCTGTCCAAATGTGATATGCATGGAGAAATAGAGACGTTGCTCTGTGTAACCATCAGCACACATCAGCATTGTGCAATTTCCCTTAGACTTGCAACGCACATGCAGACCATGCAAGTATCGCCATCAATGTTAAATTGCTAGCCTCGGTCTTCCAAGTCTCCACATCAACTCTCCGTGATACATGAACCATGTAACATGAATGCCGGAGGGCTGCAGTGCCAATACTACCTCATGGTCTGTTCGCACCCTCAATAGTCTCAGCTGAAGGGAAATGAGAATAGCAAGAGATGTCCTAGTCCATCGACATATGGAAGACCGTCAGTGCCAACTTTCAATCAACTCGTATATACAAAGCACGGTAAGAGAATGAATTGGCTCGAACAGGAACACACCTGCTACCCTGAACAGTATCTACATTCTCGGTCGTTCCTTTCCTTCGTCGGGATGAACAGAGACAAACAACCCAAGCCATCGCCCGATCGACTTCCTAAGAGCGTCAAGGTGCGTTCGACCTGCAACGCATGTCAACAGGCCAAGATACGCTGCAGTCATGAAAAGCCATCTTGCCGACGGTGCCTGAAGCATAACATCGAGTGCATCTACAGCATGTCTCGACGGCTGGGAAGACCTGCGAAGAGGAGGGAGTCTCAATACGCCGGCCTTCCGCCGGATACGCAACGCGTCGACGCTCGATGTCACCAACAAGACAAGAAGGGGCCGGCTTCCAAgaaaaaagcaaaggaaGGCCAGGATCGTAGGaaggacgatgaagacgacttCCCACAGAGACTTGCTGAAACAGTAGCTTATGACACCATGGCCGTCGACCAGACTGTGCTAGATGATATCTCCCTCAATGACACTAATCTGAGTACGTCGACCTTTAGCGAAAGGGACCAACCGCCATCATTTGCAGGTAGTTTACGCTCTCTCAGAGATATAATCAGGCCAAGTCATTGACGAAAATGTATCCTATAGTCAGCGATGCCATCGATTTCTCCTCTGACAGCTGGCTGCAAGAGTTTCTCTCTCAGCAAGGTCCTGAACTTTTCCAGGAGACTGATCTCTTTGATGCGCCGGCGCTCGAAAACCCCAAAAATGATAAGCCAATGACTGTCCCGAAATGGGGATACAATGACTCGGAGTCCTCGCTCAAGAGCTTTTCCACGTCGTCGCCGGTAGGAGAGGATCCTCCGCCGACGGTAAGCCTTTATTTCGCGGAAGACCCCATGCCCACCGAGGCAGTTACCAGCAGTGCCCAATATCCTGCGACAATCCAACCCTCCTATCCTGAATTCCTCAGGAAAGCTGCTTCAATCAAGCCTCAGCAGTTCTCAATAGCAGAGGCGTTGTCTGGAAAACCTTGGACTGCAACAGAACAAGGCAATCTGCGTGCCCATTCAAGAGCTTGGAAGCGTCTGAATGACGCTGATTCTCCAAAAAATAACCATTCTCCGAGCCTCACGCCCGTGAGTTCTGAGACAAATTGCCAGTGTCAATGTCAGTGCCCTGAACAGATCGTCAGAGAGCTCATCCGTATAAACATATGTGCCTCTCGATCAGGACCATCACCTACGATTGATTCCGTCTTGGGTTCTCAGCGAGTTGTCCAACAATTGGCAGAAACTATCCTGCAATGTGCTCTGTGTTCCAAGACACGAGTTAATATCCTcatggtggtggttgtcaGCATTGATAGTTTAATCACAACACTTGAAGACCTCATATCCGGGGACGCCCGTTTGATAGAGGGTGCTTTACCAGGGTTACACGATCATATGCAACTCCAGCCTGATTTCGGGCAGGACATTGCGCCGGATGGGAGCAACCGAAGTCACGCAGGTGGTATTGTCCATTTCAGGGCCGAGGTAGAAAATTGTCCTTTGATGGTCGGTGGCTTCTATGTTCCGCTGGAGGAGAGATGTCGCTTCGTGCATCAGGTGCTGTACGCAAGGCTGAGTGGACTATTGGCCATAATCCGCCGCATCAGGTATTGCACGCAGCAGATGCTGACAACATCTGCTTCGCGTGGAAGGCTGAGCATGATGATGGAGACGGATCGGCGATTACAGCTGTttatgatgaggatgaggatgctcACCAGGTGACGATGATAGTGGGTACTGTAGCAATATACCTGTCTATTGAGGCAGACATAGTGGCATAGTCTCTTCAAGCAATGCCTGAATGCTTCATTAATATCGACTTGCAATGTCGAAAACCGTAATGCCAATGACTGAGGATCGGTGATTGAGTCTTTCTTCTGATCAGTCTGAATCGGCCTGTCCCTAGCTCTCTCATTCAGCGGTGTGCAGTTTACTAGAAGATTAGAACAACACTGACACCAGTCAGCATGATCATGCCCCTGTGCCAAATACCACCGCTACTCTATCATCGATCCTGCGCAAAAATGACTTTCGCAATGTTGCTGTCGAAATTGGTGTGACCTCCTGCTGACCAGGGAAACGTGTGTGTACCACAATTAATCACGGATGTTCAGGGGCAGACCATTCGGATCCGTCCAGTTAACTGCAGAGAATGGTGAGATTATCTTATCAATATTCTAGCGGGAAATGTATTCCAAATGCTGTTTTATAGTTCTGATAGTTGGATGCGACTGTGCATGTGAATAGCACGGAGCGATGAGGGTTACTGCAACCCTCATGGCAGCCATTGGTCTTTCGGCTCTGAAGAGGACTTGTCCATTGACTTGTACAACGGGATTCCTCACTCATCAATGCCGATGAGGTTAGCAACGTCAGCACTCATTGTCAAGATCTCTGGCCCGGACCTCTATTCTTCTCTAGTATCCTCACAATTTTTCCTCATCCGAGTCTTCACGATATCGCATCAAcaatggagacggagaatACGTGCCAATGTTCCATGGAAGTGCTGCATCTCATGAACGAGCTCCGTAGCATCCACACCGTTGTGGAACTTGGAAAAGTCTTTGATTTGATTCATCGTGTCTGTAACCAAGGCCAAGCAATCATCAAGTGCAAGGACTGCAGGAGAAGTCCCCAAGCATCCATAATGACCTTTCCTACATTAGCagagcaatgcctcctccTATTCGAGGCGATCTGTGGGGCGTACAGTATCAACCGGCACAACACTTTGTTCGACCCAACAATTCTTGCCTTCGAACAGCAGCTACCGCCGTTTATTTGTGTTAGAAGCGCCGTGCTGCTGGGGCAAACAGagctcgacgaggaggagtcAGTTCTGCTTGTACGGATACTGCTAAGTCGCAGTCTCATGAGGCTACTGGGGCTTTTGGAAGCTCTCAGGGACGTCATGCAGGCGCGATCAAAAGAGACTGTGCTCACGCACCGTACGGGGACGGTGTCGCTTCGATCCTGGGACGCTTCAATAGAGTCCATCATTCACCGGCTAGTAATATTCATGGAACAGTTTCAGCTCCAGTTCAGTGAGCCTTGCGTCCTGTTTGTTTCTTGTTTGCGGAATCTGACTGGCATACCTAGTTGAAACGATGTGGTCATCGACCCTGCGTGAGGGATCAGCTGTACCCTAGTTCGAGATTGGAGGGAGAAGGTGGTTTGTCTGCCTTGAATAGAGTTTCATGTGTTTTCAAAGTGATTTTTTCGGTTGTAAGGATGAGACGAAGAGAATCAAGAGCATACATGGAGCCACCAGTATACCGGTCCAACACCATTACTTTCCTGCTAATTATAGTTCAGTGAATCCTTCCCATTCTTCTCATGTCTCCACTTGAGGGTAGGATAGTCTCGTAGATTTGTCATGATCGATGAAGAACGTTGGGAGTATGCTTATTTAGGCCATGGGCGCTCCCACAGTCCAACCCACTGACCCCAGCCAATGACTTTGCCAACCATGGCCTCTTTGATCATTTGCTTGCTGACCTGTTCCCCCTGGGCAAACTGGAGAGGTTCATTGAGTGCGATAATGGTGAAAACGTACCGGTGCAAGCCGTGACCCAGAGGTGGAGCAGGACCAATATAAGAATTGCCGGTCAGATTAGGAACATACTTCCAATTAGAGCGAGTCAGTCGTTCTCCTGCATCTTTTTTCTGTTTGATGTCGGCATATGTTGCGGTGGTGATTGTGGGAGGGATACCGTAAAACAGGCCATGATGGATCACGAGACGTGGAATGGGCAAGTCAATGTCTTCGCAGATCAGCACATACTCCTTCACGTCACcctgaggaggagaagtcCAGCGAAGCTCAGGGAATCTTCCCTTGCTGTCCTCAGCGAGACAAGTATGGAAGTCAAGCAGTACCGAGCCTGTGGGACCACATTCTGGCGCTTCAAGGGTCATGTTGGGTTCGGGAAGATCTCTGAAAGCAGCACTTCTGATGATCTGCTTCGAATCATGGCCACGGACGCGATATAAAAGCTTTCCCAGAGCGCACTGGAGGTAGTCAAGGATCCCGGTCATTTTGCTAGGCAGGACCAGTCAATCCAGACAACCGGATAGCAATGAAGATTGATACTTGCCCTTGAGGAACCGCTTCGAGGAGAGCCAGAGGAGAGTGAAGAGCGAGCTGAATTCAATCTGAGCAGAGAGGTGGTAGAAGAATAGGTTAAAGTAAAAAACCAGATTGTACCTGGGAGAGGAAGGATACAAAAGCTGCCGCTGGGTATTGTTTTTTGTATGAAatgaggaaggaggaaggcCTGAACCGGCCCGGTAGCGGGTGCTGCTTCCACTTCTGGATAACCTCATGAGGCACTATGTTTGGGAGACGACAGTACTGGAGTTCGGCGAATTATGCGTTCTCTCTGCCAGTAGACCAAAAAGCCAAGAAGTTTGTGGAATGCATCTTGCAAACTCACCCCTTCTCATGTACTACAAGTCGGACTGGTTGGGTGGAGCGGATCTTCTCTCCGGATGGAACCAATCTCAAGCACATTTGGTAGATTTGGGGAGCATCCTATGCAGCTACAACGGCCATGACTCCCCTTATCGACTCAATTGTCATGCATGCTCTCGATTTTCCCTTTGCTGGCACATAGTCGATCATAATTGTTGCATCTATGGCACTCAAAGGGACGCTCCACCTTTGTTCTAGAACAAGTGGTCGTATCATGGGCAACATTGGAACCTCAGAATCATAGGCCAAGGCACCATTGGGCTTTTGCAGCTGCCAAAGATACATATCCATGGGTGGCTCTTGGGATACTCATCTCACAAAGTTGTCGAGATGTGTTTATCTCGCTTGTATTTGGAGCCCCCCCATTATATAGATCGGACGAACCAATCACAACATGACTTCGAGCTTCCGCAACATCCggtttgatgatgaatcagCACAGAAACATGTTGCGTCAACAGGGAGGCAAGAATAATGTTCGCGATCATACATTCATCTTCGCAGTGTTCCGCTCGCTCTGTGCCATGATGGCCATTGTGAAGATATATTGAATCCTCATCCGGTGCCCTCGCTCCATACCCAATATATCTCTATGGCTTTCAACTCCACCCCGCCCGTGTCTCCCGGCGGGGAGGCACAACAGCGTCCGCCTCGGTTTCCCGGCGAGGACACAACTCCGACCAGTCAAAAGGAGATCTGGGGCTGGTACGCGTACGGAATCGCAGCTGAGGTCTTTGCTGTTTGTGGTGTAGG of Aspergillus fumigatus Af293 chromosome 2, whole genome shotgun sequence contains these proteins:
- a CDS encoding YbhB/YbcL family Raf kinase inhibitor-like protein; the protein is MNTLISLILFTAISSAQWALPQGTPTLQMRYPSTPWISPGDTIKQPDALPIPCIRTLNLNAARTYLLLFVDIDVVLESCSTTVLHWYQPYMTASATSHCDGNENGWLVNRTSTGAEYIAPQSPPYTRHRYVYLLYEQDPDYVFPDCFGHIFPPTREGRGGFDIKQFVEVAGLRPPVAGNFFYVDNDAATTTTTASGGLVPTTTWFISAPCRTAEPKSTGFSPMGGTYEVDQQQVVI
- a CDS encoding Zn(II)2Cys6 transcription factor domain-containing protein, which produces MNWLEQEHTCYPEQYLHSRSFLSFVGMNRDKQPKPSPDRLPKSVKVRSTCNACQQAKIRCSHEKPSCRRCLKHNIECIYSMSRRLGRPAKRRESQYAGLPPDTQRVDARCHQQDKKGPASKKKAKEGQDRRKDDEDDFPQRLAETVAYDTMAVDQTVLDDISLNDTNLISDAIDFSSDSWLQEFLSQQGPELFQETDLFDAPALENPKNDKPMTVPKWGYNDSESSLKSFSTSSPVGEDPPPTVSLYFAEDPMPTEAVTSSAQYPATIQPSYPEFLRKAASIKPQQFSIAEALSGKPWTATEQGNLRAHSRAWKRLNDADSPKNNHSPSLTPVSSETNCQCQCQCPEQIVRELIRINICASRSGPSPTIDSVLGSQRVVQQLAETILQCALCSKTRVNILMVVVVSIDSLITTLEDLISGDARLIEGALPGLHDHMQLQPDFGQDIAPDGSNRSHAGGAVRKAEWTIGHNPPHQVLHAADADNICFAWKAEHDDGDGSAITAVYDEDEDAHQVTMIVGTVAIYLSIEADIVA
- a CDS encoding YbhB/YbcL family Raf kinase inhibitor-like protein; translation: MRLSRSGSSTRYRAGSGLPPSSFHTKNNTQRQLLYPSSPRYNLVFYFNLFFYHLSAQIEFSSLFTLLWLSSKRFLKGNKMTGILDYLQCALGKLLYRVRGHDSKQIIRSAAFRDLPEPNMTLEAPECGPTGSVLLDFHTCLAEDSKGRFPELRWTSPPQGDVKEYVLICEDIDLPIPRLVIHHGLFYGIPPTITTATYADIKQKKDAGERLTRSNWKYVPNLTGNSYIGPAPPLGHGLHRYVFTIIALNEPLQFAQGEQVSKQMIKEAMVGKVIGWGQWVGLWERPWPK